From a single Planctellipticum variicoloris genomic region:
- a CDS encoding serine hydrolase has protein sequence MQSFTIFAMTLMVAGGSMVAKAQQPDWNPLQDRLSAAIKAELAAKEIPALSIALVQGRDVVWQAGFGLARVKEQIPADAGTIYRVGSVSKLFADIAAMQLVEQGKLELDAPITKWLPEFAPRDPFEVPITLRQLMTHRSGLVREPPVGHYFDPVEPSLAETVQSLNRTALVYQPETRTKYSNAAIAVVGMLVERASGLSFDEYINRHVLQSLGMTGTSFALTPAVRERLAEAIMWGVDGRQFPAPMFQLGTSPAGNLYSSVADQSKFLIALLNGGAGMSGRLVKSETLAAMWTPQFQAADQPGFGLGFHVTKLDGSRKVGHAGAVYGFATQLAALPDEKLGVIAAASKDCANGTVTRLSDYALRLLRAQQQGEPLPDYVLSSALPAGLAREMSGRFANGARSLDFYDVSERLYVVRGATRREVRGLGDGFVFDDPFAWGPEFQRTNADQLVIDGETWTRETIPLPAEPPAHWQGLIGEYGWDHNELFIFEDRGRLYALIEWFFFYPLTELGPSEFAFPENAGLYHGEKLIFKRDAQGRATHVVAAEVKFVRRDLDREGKTFRIEPQKPIEELRTAALAAPPPVQAPDLKQPDLVELAPLEPSFKFDIRYASDNNFMSAVFYSAPRAFLQRPAAEALLRVHRQLEPHGYGLLIHDAYRPWYVTKMFYDATPEAMRHFVADPSKGSRHNRGCAVDLTLYDLKTGAPVQMPSGYDEFSARAYPGYPAGTSRSRWLRELLRRTMEAEGFRVYEFEWWHFDFGPWREYPVLNLRFDELAGER, from the coding sequence ATGCAGTCGTTCACGATCTTCGCGATGACCTTGATGGTCGCTGGAGGCAGTATGGTTGCGAAGGCTCAGCAGCCCGACTGGAACCCCCTGCAGGACCGGCTTTCAGCCGCAATCAAGGCCGAACTGGCGGCAAAAGAAATCCCGGCCCTGTCGATCGCCCTGGTGCAGGGACGGGACGTCGTCTGGCAGGCGGGTTTCGGTCTTGCGCGGGTGAAGGAGCAGATTCCGGCAGACGCGGGCACGATCTACCGCGTCGGCTCGGTGTCGAAGCTCTTCGCCGACATTGCCGCCATGCAGCTCGTCGAGCAGGGGAAGCTGGAGTTGGACGCGCCGATCACAAAGTGGCTGCCGGAATTCGCTCCCCGCGACCCGTTCGAAGTGCCGATCACGCTCCGGCAGCTCATGACGCATCGCTCGGGCCTCGTCCGCGAGCCCCCCGTCGGACACTACTTCGATCCTGTCGAACCCAGCCTCGCCGAGACCGTTCAGAGCCTCAATCGAACGGCCCTCGTCTATCAGCCCGAAACGCGGACGAAGTATTCGAACGCCGCGATTGCGGTGGTTGGCATGCTCGTCGAACGAGCATCGGGACTGAGCTTTGATGAGTATATCAATCGCCATGTTCTGCAATCGCTGGGCATGACCGGGACTTCGTTCGCCCTGACGCCTGCTGTTCGGGAGCGGCTCGCCGAAGCGATCATGTGGGGCGTCGACGGCCGGCAGTTTCCGGCTCCAATGTTTCAGCTCGGCACCAGCCCGGCGGGGAATCTGTACTCGTCGGTCGCGGATCAGTCGAAATTCCTGATCGCACTGCTCAACGGCGGCGCGGGAATGTCGGGCCGGCTCGTGAAGTCCGAGACCTTGGCCGCGATGTGGACGCCGCAGTTCCAGGCCGCAGATCAGCCCGGCTTCGGGCTGGGCTTTCACGTAACGAAGCTCGACGGCTCCCGGAAAGTCGGTCACGCCGGTGCAGTCTACGGCTTCGCAACGCAGCTTGCGGCCCTGCCCGACGAGAAGCTGGGCGTGATCGCTGCGGCCTCCAAAGACTGTGCCAACGGAACCGTGACGCGGCTGTCCGACTACGCCCTGCGACTGCTGCGGGCGCAGCAGCAGGGCGAGCCACTCCCGGACTATGTCCTCTCGTCCGCACTTCCCGCCGGGCTGGCCCGCGAAATGTCCGGCCGATTCGCGAACGGAGCTCGCAGTCTCGATTTCTACGACGTCAGCGAACGATTGTATGTGGTCCGGGGAGCCACGCGCCGGGAGGTCCGCGGTCTGGGCGACGGCTTCGTGTTCGACGACCCGTTCGCCTGGGGACCGGAGTTCCAGCGGACGAACGCCGATCAGCTCGTGATCGACGGCGAGACGTGGACGCGAGAAACAATCCCGCTTCCCGCCGAGCCGCCGGCGCACTGGCAGGGACTGATCGGCGAATACGGCTGGGACCACAATGAATTGTTCATCTTCGAAGATCGCGGTCGGCTGTATGCGCTGATCGAGTGGTTCTTCTTCTACCCGCTGACTGAGCTCGGTCCTTCGGAGTTCGCGTTCCCGGAGAACGCCGGGCTGTATCACGGCGAGAAACTGATCTTCAAACGGGATGCCCAGGGACGGGCGACGCACGTCGTGGCGGCCGAGGTGAAATTCGTCCGGCGGGATCTGGATCGGGAAGGCAAGACGTTTCGCATCGAACCGCAGAAGCCGATCGAAGAACTCCGGACAGCCGCCCTCGCCGCGCCGCCGCCGGTCCAGGCGCCGGACCTCAAGCAGCCGGACCTGGTCGAGCTGGCGCCGCTGGAGCCGTCGTTCAAGTTCGATATCCGCTACGCATCGGACAACAACTTCATGTCCGCGGTGTTCTACTCTGCGCCGCGGGCGTTCCTGCAGCGTCCGGCAGCGGAGGCGCTGCTGCGCGTGCACCGGCAACTGGAGCCGCACGGCTACGGCCTGCTGATCCACGACGCCTACCGGCCGTGGTACGTCACGAAGATGTTCTACGACGCGACTCCCGAGGCAATGCGGCACTTCGTGGCCGATCCGTCGAAGGGCTCCCGACACAACCGGGGCTGTGCGGTCGACCTGACTCTCTACGATCTGAAAACCGGCGCGCCGGTGCAGATGCCGTCGGGATATGACGAGTTCTCGGCCCGGGCCTATCCGGGCTACCCGGCGGGAACCAGCCGGTCCCGCTGGCTGCGGGAACTCCTCCGGCGAACGATGGAGGCGGAGGGCTTCCGCGTGTACGAGTTCGAATGGTGGCACTTCGACTTCGGCCCGTGGCGGGAGTACCCGGTGCTGAATCTGCGATTCGACGAACTGGCCGGGGAACGGTGA
- a CDS encoding sugar phosphate isomerase/epimerase family protein — MSPLSRRTLLAAVPGLSLLAPAAAHAAQTPARRQRFAVSTYSFWQFRHAETRDIEKCIDFASEMGFDGVEILHRQLESEEPGYLQRLKRRAFVNGLDLCGFSTHQGFLNPDPAVRQKNADHTLHCIELAYQLGIPTLRVNTGTWGTSKDFDDLMKNRGIEPPREGYTDEDGFGWVVDGLGKCLDAAAKAGVTLGLENHWGLGRTPEGVLRIVNALNSPWLQVTMDTGNFLEDPYDRLELLAPKAVLVQTKTYYGGGLWYTLELDYPRIAKMLRQHNYRGYVSLEFEGKAPPLEAVPQSLAMLRAAFGQA, encoded by the coding sequence ATGTCGCCCCTGTCCCGTCGTACGCTCCTCGCCGCCGTCCCCGGGCTGTCCCTGCTCGCACCGGCCGCCGCACACGCCGCGCAGACACCCGCCCGCCGCCAGAGGTTCGCCGTCTCGACCTATTCCTTCTGGCAATTCCGCCATGCGGAAACTCGCGATATCGAGAAGTGCATCGACTTCGCTTCCGAAATGGGTTTCGACGGCGTCGAGATCCTGCATCGGCAGTTGGAAAGCGAGGAGCCGGGTTACCTGCAGCGGCTGAAACGGCGGGCGTTCGTCAATGGCCTGGATCTGTGCGGCTTCTCGACGCACCAGGGGTTTCTCAATCCCGACCCGGCTGTCCGGCAGAAGAACGCCGATCACACGCTGCACTGCATCGAGCTGGCCTATCAGCTCGGCATTCCGACGCTGAGAGTCAACACCGGCACCTGGGGGACGAGCAAAGACTTCGACGACCTGATGAAAAATCGCGGCATCGAGCCGCCGCGCGAAGGCTACACCGACGAAGACGGCTTCGGCTGGGTCGTCGACGGCCTCGGCAAATGTCTGGACGCGGCTGCAAAAGCCGGCGTCACGCTGGGACTCGAAAACCACTGGGGCCTCGGCCGGACGCCGGAGGGCGTGCTCCGCATCGTGAACGCACTCAACAGCCCCTGGCTGCAGGTCACGATGGATACGGGCAACTTTCTGGAAGACCCCTACGACCGGCTCGAACTGCTGGCCCCGAAAGCGGTCCTCGTGCAGACCAAGACTTACTACGGCGGAGGCCTGTGGTACACGCTCGAACTCGACTATCCACGGATCGCGAAGATGCTCAGGCAGCACAATTACCGGGGTTACGTGTCGCTGGAATTCGAGGGGAAGGCCCCGCCGCTGGAGGCGGTTCCGCAGTCGCTGGCGATGCTGCGCGCGGCGTTCGGGCAAGCGTAG
- a CDS encoding dihydroxy-acid dehydratase, which yields MQPLNWNSRQLTHGWQRGVTAFFYGLGMSEDDFNKPQVGIGVPLLEGNLCNVHAYGLAQQVAAGCRDAGLLGFPFGTPGVSDNLTQGLEGGSASLPSRNLIANSAECVVTAHCYDAMIGLHHCDKNGPGFAMALARMNVPGLLLSGGSIHPGCYRGRNVTILDVYDAQADASVGAIPQSEADEIRRVACPGPGGCGIAASFNTWGIAMEAIGLMPPQSSSIPAIDPGKAADCQAAGGLIRTLLELQLRPRDILTRQAFENAAVTIAAIGGSTNGVIHLLALAQEAGVAFDLRDLQAILKRTPVLCSFAPRGTKTMVDLHELGGTSVLLKHLWRAGLLHGDCRTVTGRTLAENLADVADPPANQELMAPADAPFKPFADMQVCFGNLAPDGIVFKVSSLSEPRFRGPAICFDSGKAVADAVEQRRIRPGDVIVLRHLGPVAAGMPEVVLAASALSVPELTGKVAMISDTRVSGISHGAIGVHCAPEAAVGGPIAFVQNGDEISFDLATGDITWHVSHEDAADRRTGWQPQPLRHRRGFLADFAASVSQASSGCVSRNLHPECR from the coding sequence GTGCAGCCACTCAACTGGAACAGTCGGCAACTCACGCATGGGTGGCAGCGCGGCGTCACGGCCTTCTTTTACGGCCTGGGCATGTCCGAAGACGACTTCAACAAGCCCCAGGTCGGCATCGGCGTGCCGCTCCTCGAAGGCAATCTCTGTAACGTGCATGCTTACGGCCTCGCCCAGCAGGTCGCCGCGGGCTGCCGGGATGCGGGGCTGCTGGGCTTTCCCTTCGGCACGCCAGGCGTCAGCGACAACCTGACGCAGGGACTGGAAGGGGGGAGCGCCAGCCTGCCGTCGCGGAACCTGATTGCCAACTCCGCCGAGTGCGTCGTCACGGCCCACTGCTACGACGCGATGATCGGGCTGCATCACTGCGATAAGAACGGACCCGGTTTCGCCATGGCTCTGGCCCGGATGAACGTTCCCGGCCTGCTGCTCAGCGGCGGCAGCATTCACCCAGGCTGTTATCGCGGCAGGAACGTGACGATTCTTGACGTATACGACGCGCAAGCCGACGCCAGCGTCGGCGCGATCCCCCAGTCCGAAGCGGATGAGATCCGCCGGGTGGCCTGCCCGGGGCCGGGAGGCTGTGGCATCGCGGCCTCGTTCAACACGTGGGGCATTGCGATGGAAGCCATCGGGCTGATGCCGCCCCAGAGCAGTTCCATCCCCGCCATCGATCCCGGCAAGGCAGCCGATTGCCAGGCCGCCGGCGGACTGATCCGGACGCTGCTCGAACTGCAGCTCCGCCCGCGCGACATCCTGACGCGGCAGGCCTTCGAGAACGCCGCCGTCACCATCGCCGCCATCGGCGGCTCGACCAACGGCGTGATTCATCTACTCGCGCTGGCCCAGGAAGCGGGCGTGGCCTTCGATTTGCGAGACCTGCAGGCCATCTTGAAACGGACGCCGGTCCTCTGCAGCTTCGCGCCCCGCGGCACGAAGACGATGGTCGACCTGCACGAGCTCGGCGGGACGTCGGTCCTGCTGAAACACCTGTGGCGGGCCGGTCTGCTGCACGGCGACTGCCGGACCGTCACGGGGCGCACGCTGGCGGAGAACCTGGCCGATGTCGCCGATCCGCCGGCCAATCAGGAGCTGATGGCTCCGGCCGACGCCCCGTTCAAACCGTTCGCCGACATGCAGGTCTGCTTCGGCAATCTGGCGCCCGATGGCATCGTCTTCAAAGTGTCGAGCCTCAGCGAGCCGCGCTTCCGCGGTCCGGCGATCTGTTTCGACAGCGGCAAGGCGGTCGCCGACGCCGTCGAGCAGCGCCGCATCCGTCCGGGCGATGTCATCGTGCTGCGTCATCTCGGACCGGTCGCCGCGGGAATGCCGGAAGTCGTGCTCGCCGCCTCGGCGTTGTCCGTCCCGGAGCTCACCGGAAAGGTCGCGATGATTTCCGACACCCGCGTCTCCGGCATCTCGCACGGCGCGATCGGCGTGCATTGTGCCCCCGAAGCCGCGGTCGGCGGCCCGATCGCCTTCGTCCAGAACGGCGACGAAATCAGCTTCGACCTGGCGACGGGCGACATCACCTGGCACGTCAGCCACGAAGACGCGGCCGACCGACGCACCGGCTGGCAGCCGCAACCCCTCCGGCATCGCCGGGGTTTCCTGGCGGACTTCGCGGCGTCAGTGTCGCAGGCCAGCAGCGGCTGCGTCAGCCGGAATCTGCATCCCGAGTGCCGGTGA
- a CDS encoding FAD-dependent oxidoreductase, with amino-acid sequence MLRSLLLTTFLLLISSVTRAAETLDCDLLIVGGNEAGVAAAVQAARLGVPRIVLANDIEWLGGQFSAEGVGCIDEWTVYGGKRVNFPRSGMFLEVIRRIRERNAEKYGLTNPGNAWCGTETIEPAEAARIFELLVAPYLDDDRPPGTGQITYLRPWEPVRVDVEEKTVRAVEFARPDDPQVRLTVRARLTIDCSDWGDVFRLSGARYAAGPDVKSRFGEPGAPEGPLGEHENEMNPLSWCVVLKEAGRDATIPLPLHYDPRSFAALDKVPPFVDTAMTEGIYTPGGWCVYTHRRLVDRWHNGLPVGTEKTFLNWPTQDYPLYNFPQHVVDALEAMEAGASRKNVVDMTPAQRRVVFDDAKRHALGMLHYLQTKVHDRVGDYPQSFRYMELTDEFGTPDRLPPKPYVREGLRLEALYMLREQDIRAADRNPRWARAMPPDAIFGFQFNIDFHPTRRKFLDAGPGAARGPWQFVHTPHRNWHTDTDRAMLPLRSLIPVEVDGLLGSSKNIGVTSLVSSALRVHGQMMLCGQAAGTTAWLCLRDKMSPRELARNWLKIRELQQRLVRSPQGQPGILLWPYHDLLPEDLSFEAVNLLAVRGIWPGDSASLDFQAYRLVKRVELAEILKRTARHVAVPNAEPDLAPLTADGERSADWQGLADGLQALGITPSPCLTKSGPVNETRATLPRFELARFLWAHVKDLPERLPATDRYLQPGSDVDGDGVSDLDDPEPFAKQADR; translated from the coding sequence TTGCTCCGGTCACTCCTGCTGACGACCTTCCTGCTCCTCATCTCCTCCGTCACACGTGCCGCCGAAACCCTCGACTGCGACCTTCTCATCGTCGGCGGCAATGAAGCAGGCGTCGCCGCGGCGGTGCAGGCGGCGCGGCTCGGCGTCCCGCGGATTGTTCTCGCCAATGACATCGAATGGCTTGGGGGGCAGTTCAGCGCTGAAGGGGTCGGCTGCATCGACGAGTGGACCGTCTATGGCGGGAAACGGGTCAACTTTCCTCGCTCGGGGATGTTCCTGGAAGTCATTCGACGGATTCGCGAACGGAACGCCGAGAAGTACGGTCTCACCAATCCCGGCAACGCCTGGTGCGGCACCGAAACGATCGAGCCTGCGGAGGCGGCCCGGATCTTCGAACTGCTCGTGGCTCCGTATCTCGACGATGACCGGCCGCCCGGCACGGGGCAGATCACTTACCTGCGGCCGTGGGAGCCGGTCCGCGTCGACGTTGAGGAGAAGACCGTTCGGGCCGTGGAGTTCGCCCGCCCCGACGATCCCCAAGTCCGCCTGACCGTCCGCGCCCGCCTGACGATCGACTGTTCCGACTGGGGCGATGTCTTCCGATTGTCGGGCGCCCGCTATGCGGCAGGTCCCGACGTGAAGTCGCGGTTCGGCGAACCCGGCGCACCGGAAGGACCGCTGGGCGAACATGAGAACGAGATGAACCCCCTGTCGTGGTGCGTCGTGCTCAAAGAGGCCGGTCGGGATGCCACGATCCCTCTCCCGCTGCATTACGATCCCCGCAGCTTCGCGGCTCTCGACAAGGTGCCGCCGTTCGTCGACACTGCAATGACTGAGGGGATTTATACGCCGGGGGGCTGGTGCGTCTACACGCATCGCCGGCTGGTCGACCGCTGGCACAACGGCCTGCCGGTCGGGACCGAGAAGACCTTTCTCAATTGGCCGACGCAGGACTACCCGCTCTACAACTTTCCGCAGCATGTCGTCGATGCGCTGGAAGCGATGGAAGCCGGAGCCTCGCGCAAGAACGTGGTCGACATGACTCCCGCCCAGCGGCGGGTCGTCTTTGACGACGCGAAGCGGCACGCGCTGGGAATGCTGCACTACCTGCAGACGAAAGTGCATGACCGCGTGGGCGACTACCCCCAGAGCTTTCGATACATGGAGCTGACCGACGAATTCGGTACGCCCGACCGGTTGCCTCCCAAGCCGTATGTGCGGGAGGGGCTCCGGCTTGAAGCCCTCTACATGCTCCGCGAACAGGATATCCGGGCCGCCGATCGGAATCCGCGCTGGGCGCGGGCCATGCCGCCCGATGCAATCTTCGGTTTTCAGTTCAACATCGACTTCCACCCCACCCGGCGGAAGTTCCTCGACGCCGGGCCGGGCGCCGCCCGCGGGCCGTGGCAGTTCGTCCATACGCCCCACCGCAACTGGCACACCGATACTGACCGGGCCATGCTGCCGCTGCGGTCGCTGATTCCCGTCGAGGTCGACGGGCTGCTGGGGAGTTCCAAGAACATCGGCGTGACGTCGCTGGTCAGCTCTGCGTTGCGGGTCCACGGCCAGATGATGCTCTGCGGGCAGGCGGCAGGTACGACTGCCTGGCTCTGCCTGCGAGACAAAATGTCGCCGCGAGAGCTGGCCCGCAACTGGCTGAAGATTCGCGAACTCCAGCAGCGACTGGTCCGCAGCCCGCAGGGTCAACCCGGCATTCTGCTCTGGCCGTATCACGATCTGTTGCCCGAAGATCTCTCGTTTGAAGCGGTCAACCTGCTGGCCGTCCGCGGGATCTGGCCCGGCGATTCCGCCAGTCTGGACTTTCAGGCGTATCGCCTGGTGAAACGGGTCGAACTGGCGGAGATCCTGAAACGGACCGCCCGGCACGTCGCGGTTCCGAATGCCGAGCCCGATCTCGCCCCCCTGACCGCCGATGGCGAACGCTCCGCCGACTGGCAGGGCCTGGCCGACGGACTGCAGGCTCTCGGAATCACCCCGAGTCCGTGTCTGACAAAGAGCGGCCCGGTCAATGAAACACGGGCGACGCTGCCGCGGTTCGAACTGGCCCGGTTCCTCTGGGCGCACGTCAAAGATCTGCCGGAGCGACTGCCGGCGACCGATCGCTATCTTCAGCCCGGCAGCGATGTCGACGGGGACGGAGTTTCCGATCTCGACGATCCGGAACCGTTCGCAAAGCAGGCCGATCGCTGA
- a CDS encoding DUF1501 domain-containing protein: MALPILDVAVNRQGTVGRRGFLRTLGVGAAGAGLLSVGWRDLLMAQAAELRKQGKSMILLWMDGGPSQFDTFNPKPGSPNQGPAQPISTSIAGVHFADFWPQTAQIADKLAVIRSMRTPEAEHDRAIIHVRTGFRINPAIRYPTFGSIIAREREDIEFDLPSFVRIGKPRIKTRDVDAGIIGVRYASFNVDKAGELPPNTRATVPEAVFRRRLELAGKFDAEFAAAGGAREVSDKRDIYDRTTRFVLSPRLDTFDLERESPSLRDAYGRTNFGQGCLLARRLVEQGVSFVEVISTGDRNDAGWDTHNNGFRDTPYLCAEADPAFATLVTDLEQRGKLDDTLVVWMGEFGRTPKLKADGGRDHYSKGWVMAMAGGGVRPGQVIGATDPDGIDVTERPIGVPDFYMSVCKVLGIDPQKEYHTSDGRPIKLVDEGGAVIDELFA; this comes from the coding sequence ATGGCTCTTCCCATTCTTGACGTCGCCGTGAATCGCCAGGGGACGGTGGGTCGCCGGGGCTTTCTGCGGACGCTGGGAGTCGGGGCGGCCGGGGCGGGGCTGTTGTCCGTGGGCTGGCGCGATCTGCTGATGGCGCAGGCGGCCGAGCTGCGGAAGCAGGGGAAGTCGATGATCCTCCTCTGGATGGATGGCGGCCCCAGCCAGTTCGACACGTTCAATCCCAAGCCGGGCTCGCCCAACCAGGGGCCGGCCCAGCCGATTTCCACCAGCATTGCCGGCGTCCATTTCGCCGACTTCTGGCCGCAGACGGCGCAGATCGCCGACAAGCTGGCCGTGATCCGTTCCATGCGGACTCCGGAAGCGGAGCACGACCGGGCGATCATTCACGTCCGGACCGGCTTCCGGATCAATCCCGCCATCCGCTATCCCACGTTTGGATCGATCATCGCCCGCGAGCGCGAAGACATCGAATTCGATCTGCCGTCGTTTGTGCGTATCGGGAAGCCGCGGATCAAGACCCGTGACGTCGACGCGGGGATCATCGGCGTGCGGTACGCGTCGTTTAACGTCGACAAGGCGGGCGAGCTGCCTCCGAATACGCGGGCCACGGTGCCGGAAGCCGTCTTTCGCCGGCGTCTGGAATTGGCCGGCAAATTCGATGCGGAGTTCGCCGCCGCCGGCGGAGCGCGGGAAGTCTCCGACAAACGGGACATCTACGACCGGACGACGCGGTTCGTGCTCAGTCCCCGGCTCGACACATTTGATCTGGAGCGGGAGTCGCCGTCGCTCCGCGACGCCTACGGCCGGACGAACTTCGGCCAGGGCTGCCTGCTGGCCCGCCGGCTGGTGGAGCAAGGGGTGAGCTTTGTGGAAGTCATCAGCACCGGCGACCGGAACGACGCCGGGTGGGACACGCACAACAACGGTTTCCGCGACACGCCTTACCTGTGCGCCGAGGCCGATCCCGCGTTTGCGACGCTGGTGACCGATCTCGAGCAGCGGGGCAAGCTGGACGACACGCTGGTGGTCTGGATGGGCGAGTTCGGCCGGACCCCGAAGCTGAAGGCGGACGGCGGACGGGACCATTACTCGAAGGGCTGGGTGATGGCGATGGCGGGGGGCGGCGTCCGTCCGGGCCAGGTGATCGGCGCGACCGATCCCGACGGGATCGACGTCACCGAGCGCCCGATCGGCGTCCCGGACTTCTACATGAGCGTCTGCAAAGTCCTCGGCATCGACCCGCAAAAGGAATACCACACCAGCGACGGCCGCCCGATCAAGCTGGTCGACGAAGGCGGCGCGGTCATCGACGAACTCTTCGCCTGA
- a CDS encoding DUF1549 domain-containing protein codes for MIHSIRDTVRLWTCCAGLAVVSLPLAAGEVPLPQVAPLTSARLEELVRKELGDVELAPPVTDEIFLRRLTQDLVGRQPTMDELQQFLGDASADKRDQAVDRLLSSPEFGRNWADYWSDVIAFRTPPPELTFLNYDAFKGWLAQKLNDDAPWDATVREILTASGKIKDNPAGTFVGFHQGETTRLAGETARVFLSLQIGCAQCHDHPFDDWKREQFHELAAYYARVSVKLPWNDSGEIEIKDKGKGEYEMPNVADPTKKGEVMTPVFLTGSRSDKGKSDAERRKELAEAIAHRDNPWFARAYVNRVWARLMGRGFYEPVDDFGPAQTARLQETHDILAAAFRDSGFSTKVLFRLIVQTEIYRRGALTQTDDAPVYAGAPTGKLRGDEVFRSLVTAVGLPNVTPEAMKATKDIRFPPPPKSTRDIVAETFGYDPSLRPEDISRTMSQALLLMNNDQIQAQINAQPDSGTVLSKLVATEADDAKAVQQLFVMSFGRQPTEKEQGLALGHVRTATNRGEAYEDLLWSLLNSAEFASRR; via the coding sequence ATGATTCACTCGATCCGTGATACCGTCCGCCTGTGGACCTGCTGTGCCGGGCTGGCGGTTGTCAGCCTGCCTCTCGCGGCCGGCGAAGTGCCGCTGCCGCAGGTCGCCCCGCTGACCTCCGCCCGGCTCGAAGAGCTGGTTCGGAAGGAGCTGGGGGACGTCGAGCTGGCGCCGCCCGTCACCGACGAGATTTTTCTCCGCCGGCTGACGCAGGATCTGGTCGGTCGGCAGCCGACGATGGACGAGCTGCAACAGTTTCTGGGCGACGCCTCCGCCGACAAACGCGATCAGGCGGTTGACCGGCTGCTGTCGAGTCCGGAGTTCGGCCGGAACTGGGCGGACTACTGGTCCGACGTGATCGCCTTCCGCACGCCTCCCCCCGAGCTGACGTTCCTCAATTACGACGCTTTCAAGGGCTGGCTGGCTCAGAAGCTCAACGACGATGCTCCGTGGGACGCCACCGTCCGCGAGATCCTGACCGCTTCGGGCAAGATCAAGGACAATCCCGCCGGGACGTTTGTCGGATTCCACCAGGGCGAAACGACGCGGCTGGCAGGCGAGACGGCCCGCGTGTTTCTGAGCCTGCAGATCGGCTGCGCGCAGTGCCACGATCATCCGTTCGACGACTGGAAGCGGGAGCAGTTCCACGAGCTGGCCGCCTATTACGCCCGCGTCTCAGTGAAGCTCCCCTGGAACGACAGCGGCGAGATCGAGATCAAGGACAAGGGGAAGGGCGAGTACGAGATGCCCAACGTCGCCGACCCGACCAAGAAGGGGGAGGTGATGACGCCGGTTTTTCTGACCGGATCGCGTTCCGACAAGGGGAAGTCCGACGCCGAGCGCCGCAAGGAGCTGGCCGAGGCGATCGCCCACCGGGACAACCCGTGGTTCGCCCGGGCCTATGTGAATCGCGTGTGGGCTCGACTGATGGGGCGCGGCTTCTACGAACCGGTTGACGACTTCGGCCCGGCTCAGACCGCCCGGCTGCAAGAGACGCACGACATTCTTGCCGCGGCTTTTCGCGACAGCGGCTTTTCCACGAAGGTTCTGTTCCGGCTGATTGTGCAGACGGAGATCTATCGCCGGGGAGCGCTGACGCAGACGGACGACGCCCCGGTCTATGCCGGTGCGCCGACGGGCAAGCTACGCGGCGACGAGGTCTTCCGCTCACTGGTGACCGCGGTTGGGCTGCCGAACGTGACGCCTGAGGCGATGAAGGCGACCAAGGACATCCGCTTTCCGCCGCCGCCGAAGAGCACGCGGGATATCGTCGCGGAGACCTTCGGCTACGATCCGTCACTGCGGCCGGAGGACATCTCCCGCACGATGTCGCAGGCGCTACTGCTCATGAATAACGATCAGATTCAGGCGCAGATCAACGCGCAGCCTGACAGCGGTACCGTCCTCAGCAAGCTGGTGGCGACGGAGGCCGACGACGCGAAGGCTGTGCAGCAGCTCTTCGTGATGAGCTTCGGCCGGCAGCCGACGGAGAAGGAACAGGGGCTGGCGCTGGGGCACGTGCGGACGGCGACGAACCGGGGCGAGGCGTATGAGGACCTGCTCTGGAGTCTGCTGAACTCGGCCGAGTTTGCTTCGCGTCGGTGA
- a CDS encoding deoxyribonuclease IV: MKPLLSNRLLGSHLSIAGGYYKAVDAAAALGMGTCQIFTKNNNQWNGKPLSDDDIRLFREAVARTGIQQPCAHNSYLINIASPDDALWQKSVDALVVEVERAEALGLVGVVMHPGASVKSTAEEGLQRIVAGLDETHQRTRGVKVHLWLETTAGQGSCLGWRFEELSQILAEVAEPERLGVCFDTCHVFAAGYGLQTPAEYAATMDEFDRLIGVDRLRAFHLNDSKKPQGSRVDRHEHIGEGCLGLEPFRHLLNDPRFVDRPMYLETEKGERDGEDFDAINLRTLLGLIEPAKKSRKKG; encoded by the coding sequence ATGAAACCACTCTTATCCAACCGCCTCCTCGGCTCCCATTTGTCCATCGCCGGCGGCTACTACAAAGCTGTCGATGCCGCCGCCGCCCTTGGCATGGGAACGTGCCAGATCTTCACGAAGAACAACAATCAGTGGAACGGAAAGCCGCTGTCGGACGACGACATCCGCCTGTTTCGGGAGGCTGTCGCACGAACCGGCATCCAGCAGCCCTGCGCCCACAACAGCTACCTGATCAACATCGCCAGCCCCGATGACGCTCTCTGGCAGAAATCGGTCGACGCCCTCGTCGTCGAGGTCGAGCGGGCCGAGGCCCTTGGGCTCGTCGGCGTCGTCATGCATCCCGGCGCCAGCGTGAAGTCAACGGCCGAGGAAGGACTCCAGCGAATTGTCGCGGGTCTCGACGAAACCCACCAGCGCACGCGCGGCGTCAAAGTTCATCTCTGGCTGGAAACCACCGCCGGGCAGGGAAGCTGCCTCGGCTGGCGATTTGAAGAACTGTCGCAGATCCTCGCCGAGGTCGCCGAACCCGAAAGGCTTGGCGTCTGCTTCGACACCTGCCACGTCTTCGCCGCGGGCTACGGACTGCAGACGCCCGCAGAGTACGCCGCGACGATGGACGAGTTCGACCGGCTCATCGGCGTCGACCGGCTGCGGGCATTTCACCTCAACGACAGCAAGAAGCCGCAAGGAAGCCGGGTCGACCGGCATGAACACATCGGCGAAGGCTGCCTGGGGCTGGAACCCTTCCGGCACTTGCTCAACGATCCCCGCTTCGTCGACCGCCCGATGTACCTGGAGACCGAAAAGGGGGAGCGGGACGGCGAAGACTTCGACGCCATCAACTTGCGGACATTGCTCGGCCTGATCGAACCGGCGAAGAAGTCGCGCAAGAAGGGCTGA